The genomic window CACGGTGTGGTCCCCTCGGTGCCGATGGCGTGGAAGATGTCGTCGAGTCCTGATTCGCGGACGCTGAAGCGGGCCAGCTCGTGGCCGTGCTCGGCGGCCCACAGCATCAGGGTGGTCACGTCGCGCTGGACGGCGCGCGTCCGGATCACCGCCAGGCCGTTCTCCGTGCCGGTCACCGGGACCGGGATGTCGGCCACGGCGCCCGGCGGCACGAAGCGCACCGTCGTGGTGCCCTCGGCGGTCAGTTCGGCGACCGTCCCCTGGCGGCGCAGGGTGCCGCCGTGCATCAGGCCGACGTGGTCGGCGGCCTTCTCGGCCTCCTCGAGGTAGTGGGTGGTCAGCAGGAAGGTGGTGCCGGCCGCCTTGAGCTCGCCGACCACCGTCCACAGGGCCGCGCGGGACTCCGGGTCCAGCCCGGTCGTCGGCTCGTCGAGGAAGACCAGCTCCGGCGCGCCCCATATCGCCATCGCGAAGTCGACGCGGCGCTTCTCCCCGCCGGACAGCTGCGCGACCCGCGTCGACCGCTTGCCGGCCATGCCGACCCGGTCCAGGACCGCGTCGGCGTCGTCGCTCCGCCCCGAGATCGCGCCGGCCAGCACGACGCTGTCGCGCACGGTGAGCTCGGCGGCCAGGCCCGAGTCCTGGAGCATGATCCCCATGCGCGGCCGGACGCGCCGGCGGTCGGACGGATCGCCGCCCAGCACCCGGACCCGGCCCGACGTCGGGGACCGGTGCCCTTCCAGGACCTCCAGCGTGGTCGTCTTGCCCGCGCCGTTGGTGCCCAGCAGCGCGTACGTCTCGCCGCGCTGGACCGTGAGACCGAGGCCCTGGACGGCCACGTGCCCGCCTTCGGCGGAGCCGCGTTTCGCCTTGTTCGCCTTGTAGGTGTAGCCCACGTCCCATGCCTCGATGACCGTGTCTTCTGTCGCTTCCCTCATGGGTCCCACGATCCCGATCGGCGCCGGGGTCGATGTAGTGCCGGGACCGCATGACTCCGCGTGACATATGTCAGGCGCAGAGGTGATGCTTCGCGGATCCGCGCGGAACCCCGCGCGCATAGGCTGGCGCCCATGACGCCGGAGATCCACCAGACCTGGTCGCCCGCCGACGCCGGCGCGCCCGCGCTGGCCCGGATGCGCCGCTTCACGACCTGGATCATGGTCTTCGTGGTGGCCGGCTACGTGGGCCTGGTCGGCCTGGCGCAGGGCAAGTCGTCGACGGTCCTGGTGGTGGCTTCCCTGGCCGTCGGGGCCCTGGTCTGCTGGCAGTGCGTGCACTGGGAACACGGTGCGCGGCCGGCCCTCGCCGGGGCGGCGCTGCTGGCGTCCTACGGGTTGTCGTGGGCGATCGCGATCAACCACCACAGCCCGCAGGCCTCGGTCGCGTTCTCCCTGTCCGCCGCCCTGGTGGCGAACACGCCCCCCTTC from Catenulispora sp. GP43 includes these protein-coding regions:
- a CDS encoding ABC transporter ATP-binding protein; its protein translation is MREATEDTVIEAWDVGYTYKANKAKRGSAEGGHVAVQGLGLTVQRGETYALLGTNGAGKTTTLEVLEGHRSPTSGRVRVLGGDPSDRRRVRPRMGIMLQDSGLAAELTVRDSVVLAGAISGRSDDADAVLDRVGMAGKRSTRVAQLSGGEKRRVDFAMAIWGAPELVFLDEPTTGLDPESRAALWTVVGELKAAGTTFLLTTHYLEEAEKAADHVGLMHGGTLRRQGTVAELTAEGTTTVRFVPPGAVADIPVPVTGTENGLAVIRTRAVQRDVTTLMLWAAEHGHELARFSVRESGLDDIFHAIGTEGTTP